CATCTCTGCCTTTCCTCATATAGTCTCTCCCTAAAATGtgcctcttctattttctgtcaAAATGATCTTCATCTTTACAGTGGGATATAACTTCTCCCTCCTTTTAACCTCCTCAGCAGATATGTAGCCTTTTACAATGTTACATTCTGCTTTCATACCCCAATAGGGTGGCTCTTACCTATCTATACACACCTGCGTGTCTTTATACACACCTGCACAAGATGTGTGACATAGTGCCTCTAcaagcacttcagttcagttcagttgctcagttgtgtccgactctttgctaccccgtgaatcacagaacgccaagcctctttgctgctgctgctgctggccgctgccgccaagtcacttcagtcgtgtccgactctgtgcgaccccatagacggcagcccaccaggctcccccgtccctgggattctccaggcaagaacactggagtgggttgccatttccttctccaatgcatgaaagtgaaaagtgaaagggaagtctctcagtcgtgtccgactcttagcgaccccatggtctgcagcccaccaggctcctccatccatgggattttccaggcaagagtactggagtggccccgcctccctgtccatcaccaactcccgggagttcacccaaactcatgtccattgagtcggtgatgccatccagccctctcatcctctgttgtccccttctcctcctggcccgaatccctcccagcatcagtcttttccaatgagtcaactctttgcatgaggtggccaaagtattggagtttcagctttagcatcagtccttccagtgaacacccaggactgatctcctttagaatggactggttagatcacTTAGCAAGTACTGAATTTAACTGAaccaaaacaaatattaattccTACAGAGATTAAATGCCTTGGTGTGTTTAGTGTTTagaaatttccttattttaaaaagcagtaaaagCCAGTGTGATGGAAAGGGAGAGTACTCACCCTCCATATATTATTTTCTAGCTGTCAGTTTAATTTTCTAGAGAGCTCACTTCATTACTGGACTAAGGTCCTTTAACATCAAATAAGTGGCTTGCTTTAACACAGTCACATAAAATCCAGATTAGCAAAGGAATTACGCAGTTGCTAGCATAAAAGACATTCACACTTTAAGCAAAATTCTAGTGTacttcctgttgttcagttggAAGAGAATTCAGGAGGTTTTTATCAGGTAGACAGCTCTTGCTTTCCCAGGTTACATTCTGTTATAGCAGACTCCATGGGGCATCCACATTGAGGACAGTTTTTAGTTAACTACATTGTTAAAGTTACAGCCCCAGGCTATAGAAATTACAGAAGTTGGAATCAGAATAGATCCAATTCCCTGTCTTTTTTACCACTGAATTACTAGGCGAGGTGTTCTCAACATAAGAGAGAAGGCAGGGTCTTAAAAGCCTCCTTGTTCCCAAACCTCTGTCCTCACAGTCTCTTCTGCACTTACTATAATTTGCATTGCTTGCATGCTTGCCAAATAATAGAATTTGTTTGCTTATAGTAGAGAGATAGTGAATATAAAACTATCTGTAGAGTTACAAAAAGCTTAGTATTGTTTCCCACAAGGGGAATTTATTaagagcttaaaaaaaacaaacctcataTGCTGCTGTTGCTCCTTACCTTATATAACTAATAACGTTCCACtgagaggacaggaggaaaagttCCTCAGTCATTTGGAagtatcatttgtaaaatggtgcCGTGCCAGCCTCAGTGCCACCATGTGGGAGGGCTCACCTTCCTTTCAGCCTGAACTCTTCTCTGTCTGTCTGCTGCTTAGGTTATAAGTAAGAGTTCATCTAGAGCGTGAAACAGAGGGATCCTGTTTAAGGACTGAAAAGCACATTTAAAGAGAATTTGTCTCAGTGAAGTTTCTCATTCACTCAATCACCACTTACTGAGCACCTTCCTTATGCCAAGCTGGTAATAACCACTACGGATACAAGGATGAGAACATTCAAACCCTGGAGCGCTTTTCACCTATAAACAGATACAGTGGTACCCCAGAAAGCTTGTTGTGAGGAAATGAGCAGAGCTGGGCGAAGGTGGAGAATGGATTTGGCAGAGGCAGCCTGAGACCAGGTGCTTGTGTGTGGGCCCAGAGTTGATAGGGAAGAGTCCTCCGGAATCCTTTGGAATGGTTATCTATAGGGGAAATTTCAACCTAAGCAGTGGGAACACTTACTGATTATGACATTCTATAAAATCTTTATCCTAGTTTTTCATCATTTAGAAAGTGGGTTTCTAAGACTTGTACCATGTAtagaagctttttgtttttttaaatttgtcttctaGTCTCACATTTTTCTATCTTTACATAGGTTATGTAGCACTAAATTATGGGAATCTGCTAATTCCCATTAAAATGAACTTTTGAAGAGAAGCTAAATATAGTTACTATCTTTCCCAAAACATAACTTCAGAAAACCCTTGAGAAGTTGGAAAGTTTAAAAAGTGGCTGCTtgtttattacatatattttcttaaacttgTTAACTCGCCTACTTAATGCTAAGAACTGTGTCTCGGCCCAGGTGTACCATACTTTCCATGACGAGGTAGACGAGTACCGTCGACACTGGTGGCGCTGCAACGGGCCGTGTCAGAACAGTAAGCCGTATTACGGCTATGTGAAGCGTGCCACCAACAGGGCACCCTCCGCCCATGACTACTGGTGGGCTGAACACCAGAAAACCTGTGGAGGCACTTACATCAAAATCAAGGAACCAGAGAACTACTCAAAAAAGGGCAAAGGAAAGACAAAACTGAGAAAGCAGCCAGTATCAGAAGCAGAGAATAAAGGTAAGTCTGCTTATAGTCTTCCTGCTTTTCCACTACCGTGGCTAGTTCTCTGAAGGACACTCAGAGAACTGGCATTAAGATAAAgcttaaattaatttattcaaaagagaaaaaggcaaaacaagaAACTTGGTTTCAACTGAagcccattttaatttttttttaattatttttctcttattagaCATAAAACCCTTTTTTGAAGACACaaacattttttgaagaaaagaaaaagataaagcttAAAGAGTGTTTCTTGTGTAGATGTTTTCAAGTGTGGacttaaagtggaaaaaaatccCATTGTCCATAAAACAGtggtagaaaaatatattttgctctATATATTTGTGAGAAAAAGTGGGAATAGTTTCCACTGCTAAAATTTAAGGGTAAAGTCCCTTTCCCTCTCCTGACTCACTGGGTCATTAGGAAACAGAAGGCAAAAAAAAGATTGTCAAGGTAAAAACAGTAATTCAAATAACAATGCCCGGAATGTAAGTCCTAGCTACACCCCTTCCTATCAGTTGGAGTCCATCCAAGCAACTTCTGTTGATGTATGTATTTTCATTAGAAGAATGGGAAAAGGATATGGCACGTATATGCTAACACTTCAAGATTTACCCCTTTGCTCTGCAGTTCATAGTTACTGCCCTTTGAAGGGGTAACCAGGTTACTAAAGTTAATGTTTCTTCCCTTGGGAAGTTGTTGATTGGATGTGATAAGGATTCATGGACATAAGCTTTCTCAAATCTGAAACGTTCACTAAGTTGAGAAACTATAGAAGAATTTATGTCGAAAGATTATATCCTGTTTTGTGAGCTGGGAAGATAATGCAGTAGCAGATTTTCCCCATCTGGGACATGGTTTTCTTGATAAAAGTTATTGTGCTATTGATATTTGCATGATAGAAATGCTTATCTAAGTATGAGatggtgttttgttttgaagAGAGGGTGTTTTGTCCTTTATGTGTTCTTGATATCAGAGCTGTCTGACTGCTGAAGGTTGTCCTCCTGTTAATAGAGAATTACAGTATAGTTCTAAGTTAGAACAAAACAGtatttcttcatttggaaaaacTATCCATTAGCTTAATACTTGTTATGGTATAAATTTTGAATCAAGGAAAAATCTTGCTTCTTTTGCAGACAAACCGAACAGAGGGGAGAAACAGCTGTTAATCCCCTTTACCGGGAAAGGTTATGTCCTAGGGGAAACCAGCAATTTTTCATCTGGGAAATGTATCACTTCACATGCTATTAATGAAAGCCAAGAGCCTTTACGTCAAGACCATTCAGCAAATGCCCTGAGACCTCATTCTAAAACTGAGGTGAAATTTGAACAGAATGGTCCAAGTAAAAAGACTTCCGTAGCATCCCCTGTTCTCAGTACCAGTCATCAGAATGTCTTAAGCAACTACTTCTCTAAAGTGTCCGTTGCCAGCAGCAAGGCTTTCAGAAGTGTGAGTGGGTCTCCAGTGAAGAGCCTCACAGTGGGCGACAGCACTACAAAGTCGGTCTCTGCCGGTTCTCAAAGGAGGGTTACATCTTCTAGGACATCTCTAAGAAATTCCTTAAAAGCCATGGAATCGACATATGTCACTGTGCCCCAGGATGCAGGTGGGCCTGAAGGTAAACTCCCAAGTAAACGACCCAGGATAGAAGACAAGACTTTTTTTGACCTCTTTTTTATCAAGAAGGAGCAAGCgcagagtggtggtggtgatgtgacGAGTAGTTCGCATCCTCCAGCTGCAGCGCAGAGTCCCAGCGGTGCATCCGGTCAGAGCAGGGTGGTGCACTGTCCCGTGTGTCAGGACGAGGTTTCGGAGACACAGATTAATGAGCACTTGGACTGGTGCCTTGAACGTGATAGCACCCAAgtcaaaagctgaaaaaaatctctgaaaaatgAACGGGCCTCCAATGTCCACCTTTATTGCCTCACTACTACACTCAGGAATTCCTGATTAATAAGATTTGCAGGCTATAATCTAGTTCATCAATATTAAATGTTCTACTTTATATAAACATATGAGATtgtaattaaaaagtattttgccTAGAGGTGCTATACTCTTGTTTTATGTACACTGGAGCCCAGAATTTCTTCTGGATGCATTCATGTATAATTTTTAGATACTTCTTTCtggcttttaaaagtatttaaatctgttaatctttttatttattttccttaaaacattCAGTGAGGAATTCTGTCAGGTATTTGGTTAGATTGAgtatttcattattaatattaaaattcattCCCAGAACTGCCAGTATCCATAGTGTCAGACATATTGACCAAAATTACAAACTAGTTGTTTTAGGGTACTCaaggtttttgggtttttttcttccaaattttaacatttcctgtattataaagatttttatttttctgtttcactaAAAGGTGGCAGATTTTATAGTAAATAGATATTTATAGTAAATATTATATAgatatgtattctatatattgaTACTTATAGTATCTACTTATAGATAAGtatagtaaaataaatttcttttggaaTATCGCTAGTAACAAATAGCTACTGTAATTCTGTAGGCCAGAGCTTAGCTGTTTTCTCAAAATTTTAGATGCTAACATAACAAAGTTGCCTAGTTTATGTACAAGTGAAACATCATCTGGAAACAGGATTATGAACCTTAAGCCAAAGTTGAAACCATTTAGGAATACCATTTTGCCTATGccaagtatttcttttaaaaaacattcttttttatgttacaACAAAGGGACAAAGATAGTTTGATGAAATTTACTTTGTTGTCTCATGGCTATAACGCCAGCCTGTTGGCATATTTTCAAGGCCTTAGTtcataagttttttctttttctttgttgcaACATGACTTTTACATACATAGGTGCAGCTGGGCTCCCCTCTATGTGATCACTAGAAGTTACCCTAGAAGGTGTCCTCATGGGCGTCTCTTGTAGTCAAAACCCACAGCCCCCAAGTAACCACTGTTTTCATCTGTCACCTCAAGTTAGTTTTTGAACTTCATGAAGTCGTATCTTTGTTGCTTTGGGTAGCAGAAGTTCCTTCTTTTCATTGCTCTGTACTGCTTGTATGAATATGCCAATTTATCATTCTAATATTACTGAACATTGGCATCATCTGTTCAGGGCTGGCCATTGGTGAACAGAGCTGCTAAGAACATTCTTATTCGTTTCTGTTGAGCATATCCCCAGACTGGAAATGCAGGGTCACCAGGTCACCAGCTTCTGTTTAGCTTCAGTAAATCCTGCCAGTTTacctaccagcaatgtatgagacaTTATTGTtctgtccttttcatttttagCCTATCTCAGTGAGTGTTTATGAGTTTTGATTCTTCTGAAGCATGAAGTTAAACcatagtatttaataaatatttataaatgacttaaaatgtgtattatgttgaatatatacatttatactcATACAAGATCATTTAACAAATTATGTTTAGGgaacatttttttgtgtgccAAAACCATACAAAGCTCTGGTTCTATAAAGTATATGATAGCCCACCCATGGCCTCAAGGAGTAGTACAACCTATCAGGGAGTGAAACAAAAGCAGATTAATTTCGAAATAGTTAAGTGCTGTGGGAACTGGAAAGGACAATCAGCCCAGCCCAGGGcttcaggagatggaggagacaaACTCTACACCAAAGTTGGGTGTTCTAGGGCAAGTCAAGTTAGTCCAGAGCAGGATGGAGAGAAAGGGCCTTCCAGAGAGAAGGAACACTAAGGTCTGGCAGCAGCCCAGCACATTCTACTGGGAGAACTGAGCTCTTCCAGATGAACAGAGTAAAATGTGAAGGGTGAAATGGTAGGAGAAAGACTGCAGATAGGACAGATTCAAGTAAACCTTTGAGGCTGAAAAACCCATCTATTGCATTCTCCACTTAAATCGTTTGTATGGTCCCTGTTAATACACATCTGTCGATTCACGTTGGGGTGGGGCTGTGGGGATCGGGAAGGCTTATATACCAGCCAAGAACATCTGAGAAGTGTTTTGAGGGGTTCACGGTGGGGGTGGCAAGAGGGGGGAAGGGCAATGGCTGGGATGGAGAGAAGATGGCTTCCAGAAATATTTAGGTTGTAAAATAAGAATTGGTCAATAAGTTTTAAGGCATGATGGGAATATGTTAACTGGCAAGAAAGTTgaagttaatttaaaatttggaatTAAGACGTCAATATCTAAGAATTCTGATACTCCCAAATCTGCTGttttatattaggaaaaaaaaaaatcagttttatgttCTGTtggtttttcacttttaaaaatcaggggTCAACTTTTAAATGTTATTGCCCTTCATTTGaagagatggggaaggagagaagggaagcacACTTTATCCCATGGTCCAAAAGCtctgagattttatttctttccaaagtTTATGGGAGTTTTAAATAAGAACGTCACAGTGAAAGAGGCAGGAGCTGTAACTTTCCTCAGACTTAGTACCCAGCTGGGATCCTATACCTGGGATACCTGCAGGATCTCCTCACTGGGCTGCCTTGAAAAGAAGCTGAGCTCTTTGCAGTTAATCCTTATTGAGGGGCAGTGGGTTcctgttgttttgatttttcatcCTTGAGATTATTGATGCCTTTTTGGAAATTTGTTGTATTTGTTGTTGACTAGTAGCATATCactagcaatgaaattaaaagacgcttactccttagaaggaaagttatgaccaacctagatattcaaaagcagagacattactttgccaacaaaggtccgtctagtcaaggctatggtttttcctgtggtcatgtatggatgtgagagttggactgtgaagaaggctgagcgccgaagaattgatgcttttgaactgtggtgttggagaagactcttgagagtcccttggactgcaaggagatccaaccagtccattctgaaagagatcagccctgggatttctttggaaggaatgatggtaaagctgaaactccagtactt
The Bos indicus isolate NIAB-ARS_2022 breed Sahiwal x Tharparkar chromosome 28, NIAB-ARS_B.indTharparkar_mat_pri_1.0, whole genome shotgun sequence genome window above contains:
- the SPRTN gene encoding DNA-dependent metalloprotease SPRTN isoform X1, with protein sequence MDEDLVLALQLQEEWNLQVSEREPAQEPLSLVDASWELVDPTPDLQGLFVLFNDRFFWGQLEAVEVKWSVRMTLCAGICSYEGRGGMCSIRLSEPLLKLRPRKDLVETLLHEMIHAYLFVTNNDKDREGHGPEFCKHMHRINRLTGANITVYHTFHDEVDEYRRHWWRCNGPCQNSKPYYGYVKRATNRAPSAHDYWWAEHQKTCGGTYIKIKEPENYSKKGKGKTKLRKQPVSEAENKDKPNRGEKQLLIPFTGKGYVLGETSNFSSGKCITSHAINESQEPLRQDHSANALRPHSKTEVKFEQNGPSKKTSVASPVLSTSHQNVLSNYFSKVSVASSKAFRSVSGSPVKSLTVGDSTTKSVSAGSQRRVTSSRTSLRNSLKAMESTYVTVPQDAGGPEGKLPSKRPRIEDKTFFDLFFIKKEQAQSGGGDVTSSSHPPAAAQSPSGASGQSRVVHCPVCQDEVSETQINEHLDWCLERDSTQVKS
- the SPRTN gene encoding DNA-dependent metalloprotease SPRTN isoform X3; this encodes MWGENQFSLTANFYCGANNDYLIFLQCFKVGGFQTLLHEMIHAYLFVTNNDKDREGHGPEFCKHMHRINRLTGANITVYHTFHDEVDEYRRHWWRCNGPCQNSKPYYGYVKRATNRAPSAHDYWWAEHQKTCGGTYIKIKEPENYSKKGKGKTKLRKQPVSEAENKDKPNRGEKQLLIPFTGKGYVLGETSNFSSGKCITSHAINESQEPLRQDHSANALRPHSKTEVKFEQNGPSKKTSVASPVLSTSHQNVLSNYFSKVSVASSKAFRSVSGSPVKSLTVGDSTTKSVSAGSQRRVTSSRTSLRNSLKAMESTYVTVPQDAGGPEGKLPSKRPRIEDKTFFDLFFIKKEQAQSGGGDVTSSSHPPAAAQSPSGASGQSRVVHCPVCQDEVSETQINEHLDWCLERDSTQVKS
- the SPRTN gene encoding DNA-dependent metalloprotease SPRTN isoform X4, with the protein product MCSIRLSEPLLKLRPRKDLVETLLHEMIHAYLFVTNNDKDREGHGPEFCKHMHRINRLTGANITVYHTFHDEVDEYRRHWWRCNGPCQNSKPYYGYVKRATNRAPSAHDYWWAEHQKTCGGTYIKIKEPENYSKKGKGKTKLRKQPVSEAENKDKPNRGEKQLLIPFTGKGYVLGETSNFSSGKCITSHAINESQEPLRQDHSANALRPHSKTEVKFEQNGPSKKTSVASPVLSTSHQNVLSNYFSKVSVASSKAFRSVSGSPVKSLTVGDSTTKSVSAGSQRRVTSSRTSLRNSLKAMESTYVTVPQDAGGPEGKLPSKRPRIEDKTFFDLFFIKKEQAQSGGGDVTSSSHPPAAAQSPSGASGQSRVVHCPVCQDEVSETQINEHLDWCLERDSTQVKS
- the SPRTN gene encoding DNA-dependent metalloprotease SPRTN isoform X2, producing the protein MDEDLVLALQLQEEWNLQVSEREPAQEPLSLVDASWELVDPTPDLQGLFVLFNDRFFWGQLEAVEVKWSVRMTLCAGICSYEGRGGMCSIRLSEPLLKLRPRKDLVEVYHTFHDEVDEYRRHWWRCNGPCQNSKPYYGYVKRATNRAPSAHDYWWAEHQKTCGGTYIKIKEPENYSKKGKGKTKLRKQPVSEAENKDKPNRGEKQLLIPFTGKGYVLGETSNFSSGKCITSHAINESQEPLRQDHSANALRPHSKTEVKFEQNGPSKKTSVASPVLSTSHQNVLSNYFSKVSVASSKAFRSVSGSPVKSLTVGDSTTKSVSAGSQRRVTSSRTSLRNSLKAMESTYVTVPQDAGGPEGKLPSKRPRIEDKTFFDLFFIKKEQAQSGGGDVTSSSHPPAAAQSPSGASGQSRVVHCPVCQDEVSETQINEHLDWCLERDSTQVKS